A window of the Bdellovibrio sp. ZAP7 genome harbors these coding sequences:
- a CDS encoding transketolase, with product MMTHDELKKLAHDTRTEVLEMCIEAGTGHVTSSMSAVEILISLYFGGLVNVNPLEPKWSGRDRVIISKGQCSPLIYSVLSSKGFFPKDWLQGFAQKNGNFGVHLQNSVPGVELTTGALGHGLGVAAGVALAAKMNRELHLVYCLLGDGELYEGSIWESAMFAAHNQLNNLVVIVDRNFMATTDFTENMVALEPLDKKFESFGFNVVTVNGHSTEELINSMQNLRSRKYRQPTVIIAETTKGAGIQSMSHIPVLHGVPPQGAKGIDQARKDLAKGII from the coding sequence ATGATGACTCACGATGAACTAAAAAAACTAGCCCACGACACACGCACAGAAGTGCTGGAAATGTGTATCGAAGCCGGAACGGGCCACGTGACGTCTTCGATGTCAGCTGTGGAAATTCTAATCAGCTTGTACTTCGGCGGTCTTGTAAATGTAAATCCTCTGGAACCAAAGTGGTCCGGTCGTGATCGTGTGATCATCAGTAAGGGACAATGCAGCCCTTTGATTTACAGTGTCCTTTCCAGTAAAGGATTCTTCCCGAAAGACTGGTTGCAAGGTTTCGCACAGAAAAACGGAAATTTCGGCGTGCACTTACAAAACAGTGTTCCTGGTGTTGAACTTACAACGGGAGCTTTGGGGCATGGTTTGGGTGTCGCGGCAGGCGTGGCGTTAGCTGCAAAAATGAACCGTGAATTGCATTTGGTTTATTGTCTGTTAGGGGACGGTGAACTGTATGAGGGTTCCATCTGGGAATCCGCTATGTTTGCTGCCCACAATCAGCTTAATAACCTGGTCGTGATCGTGGATCGTAACTTTATGGCGACGACTGACTTCACGGAAAACATGGTAGCCCTTGAGCCACTCGACAAAAAATTTGAATCTTTCGGTTTTAACGTTGTCACAGTAAATGGTCATAGCACGGAAGAACTGATCAACAGCATGCAAAACCTACGCAGTCGCAAGTACCGTCAGCCTACAGTCATTATTGCCGAAACCACTAAGGGTGCCGGCATTCAATCGATGTCCCATATTCCAGTCCTGCACGGAGTTCCTCCGCAAGGGGCCAAGGGAATCGACCAAGCCCGCAAAGATCTAGCGAAAGGAATCATCTAA
- a CDS encoding DegT/DnrJ/EryC1/StrS aminotransferase family protein has translation MNNFRWPLIQNNITDADKTALVKHIMTSDRFTQGEKVKKFEQEWSKWLGVKHSIFVSSGSAANFLTLSALRDIAGVGEVIVPPLTWVSDVVSIIENGFTPVFVDINPETLALDYEATKKAITKNTKAVFLTHILGLNGLSTQLQDLLKKHNIPLIEDACESHGAKMGSKKVGSIGFASNFSFYYGHHMTTIEGGMVCSNDPEFAQLVRIKRGHGLLRESTDPAQLQKHLGNSKQVYKEFDFPVVGFNFRNNELGAVLGLNQLKRLDKNNTQRSIRLQRFLKALDKKTYFTQYNTKGSSSYALLLQILPEKVHLKSKVEKVLMDLGVEYRRGMSGGGNQLRQGFLKTRGIDIDPTAFVNTEQIHHNGFYIGNFPSLPLKWIDQLCKALNEVAK, from the coding sequence ATGAATAACTTTCGTTGGCCTTTGATTCAAAACAATATCACCGACGCAGATAAGACGGCTCTGGTAAAGCACATCATGACTTCTGATCGCTTCACTCAAGGTGAGAAAGTAAAGAAGTTTGAACAAGAGTGGTCAAAGTGGTTGGGTGTAAAGCACAGCATTTTTGTAAGCTCAGGTTCGGCAGCAAATTTCCTGACCCTTTCTGCACTAAGAGATATCGCGGGTGTGGGTGAGGTGATCGTTCCACCTTTGACCTGGGTTTCGGACGTCGTTTCCATCATCGAAAACGGATTTACCCCAGTTTTTGTTGATATCAATCCCGAGACATTGGCTCTTGATTATGAAGCCACTAAAAAGGCCATCACCAAGAATACCAAAGCCGTTTTTCTTACGCATATTCTGGGATTGAATGGTTTAAGCACTCAGCTGCAGGATCTTTTAAAAAAGCACAATATTCCATTAATTGAAGATGCCTGTGAATCCCATGGCGCTAAAATGGGTTCTAAAAAAGTGGGAAGCATCGGCTTTGCCTCAAACTTTTCCTTTTACTATGGCCATCACATGACAACGATTGAAGGCGGCATGGTGTGCAGCAATGATCCTGAATTCGCGCAACTGGTGCGAATTAAGCGGGGACACGGTCTATTGCGTGAATCCACTGATCCAGCTCAATTGCAAAAGCATTTAGGCAATTCAAAACAAGTCTATAAAGAATTTGATTTTCCAGTGGTGGGGTTTAACTTTCGCAACAACGAATTGGGTGCAGTTTTAGGCCTCAATCAATTAAAGCGTCTGGATAAAAACAACACGCAAAGAAGTATTCGCCTGCAAAGATTCCTAAAGGCCTTGGATAAAAAGACATACTTTACCCAGTACAACACCAAGGGCAGTTCCAGCTATGCTCTTTTACTGCAAATCCTTCCAGAGAAAGTGCATTTAAAATCTAAAGTGGAAAAAGTTCTAATGGATTTGGGAGTCGAGTACCGCCGGGGAATGTCTGGTGGAGGAAATCAACTTCGCCAAGGATTTTTAAAAACACGCGGGATTGATATCGATCCGACGGCATTTGTGAATACAGAACAAATCCATCATAACGGATTTTATATCGGGAACTTTCCGTCCCTTCCCCTTAAATGGATTGATCAGCTCTGTAAGGCACTGAACGAGGTGGCAAAATGA
- a CDS encoding B12-binding domain-containing radical SAM protein, with product MDILFLNPPISEHVYQNLSGGVATLEMPVWMGMLTASMKTMGHSADQVDCAAENLTVAQTYDRVSYLRPRLICIVVYGQHPSASTQAMFGASYLCTELKKLAPELKIIMLGGHISALPLRTMQDEACDFVCEGEGPKTLDALLKTNFKDTNTLKKVPGLWFREDGHIQHNPTASLIEQNQLHVVFPEVDLQSLPTGNYKAPNWHCFDHIEDRQPYATVYTSLGCPFRCSFCCISAPFGKQGTFRYWQPDHIIKQFDVFASMGVKNIKIADEMFVLKEEHFLKIADLLIERKYNFNIWVFGRIDTVKPQHVEKLKKAGINWIVLGIEAFDQTVRTGVNKGRYTENDIFEKTKMLKDGGIHVHGNFVFGLPDDTLDTMQRSLDLAVELNLETANFYSAMAYPGSELYREAVRNNVELPENWLGYSQHSYDCKPLPTKHISSAEVLTFRDQAWSIYHNSPAYLNLIKSKFGPKTFEYIENLKKIKLSRKYSLDKVLAKASYE from the coding sequence TTGGATATATTATTTTTGAATCCACCCATATCTGAACACGTCTATCAAAACCTGAGTGGCGGTGTCGCTACACTGGAAATGCCAGTGTGGATGGGGATGCTTACGGCCTCTATGAAAACCATGGGGCACTCAGCAGACCAAGTGGATTGTGCGGCGGAAAATCTGACCGTCGCGCAAACGTATGATCGCGTTTCATATCTCCGCCCTCGCTTGATTTGTATTGTTGTTTATGGGCAGCATCCTTCTGCCTCGACGCAAGCGATGTTTGGTGCAAGCTATCTGTGTACGGAGTTAAAGAAACTTGCTCCCGAATTAAAGATTATCATGCTTGGTGGCCATATCTCAGCATTACCTCTGCGAACAATGCAGGATGAGGCGTGTGATTTTGTGTGCGAGGGAGAAGGGCCTAAAACTTTGGATGCTTTGTTAAAAACAAACTTCAAAGATACAAACACCTTAAAAAAAGTTCCTGGCCTGTGGTTCCGAGAAGACGGACACATTCAACATAATCCAACAGCGTCTTTAATTGAGCAAAATCAATTACACGTCGTGTTTCCCGAAGTGGATTTACAGTCTCTGCCAACGGGAAATTATAAAGCTCCGAACTGGCATTGTTTTGATCATATCGAAGATCGCCAGCCTTATGCGACCGTGTATACGAGTTTGGGTTGTCCGTTTCGTTGTAGCTTTTGTTGCATTAGTGCTCCCTTTGGAAAACAGGGCACATTTCGTTATTGGCAGCCGGATCACATCATCAAGCAATTTGATGTCTTTGCTTCCATGGGAGTAAAAAATATCAAGATCGCTGACGAGATGTTCGTTTTGAAAGAAGAACATTTCTTAAAGATCGCCGACCTTTTAATTGAAAGAAAATATAACTTCAACATCTGGGTATTCGGTCGCATCGATACGGTGAAGCCGCAACACGTGGAAAAACTAAAAAAGGCCGGTATTAACTGGATTGTTCTAGGTATTGAAGCCTTTGATCAAACAGTGAGAACCGGAGTGAACAAGGGTCGTTATACTGAAAACGATATCTTTGAAAAAACCAAGATGCTTAAAGATGGCGGAATCCACGTTCATGGAAACTTTGTCTTTGGTCTTCCAGACGATACTTTAGATACCATGCAAAGAAGTTTGGATCTGGCGGTTGAGCTGAATCTGGAAACCGCAAATTTCTACTCTGCGATGGCCTATCCCGGATCAGAGCTTTATCGCGAAGCCGTTCGTAATAATGTTGAGCTTCCCGAAAATTGGTTGGGTTACAGTCAGCACTCCTATGATTGCAAGCCTTTACCGACAAAGCACATCAGCTCCGCTGAAGTTTTAACATTCCGTGATCAAGCGTGGAGCATTTATCACAATAGCCCTGCCTATTTGAATTTGATCAAATCCAAGTTTGGACCAAAGACATTTGAATATATTGAGAATTTGAAAAAGATAAAACTCAGTCGCAAATATTCTTTGGATAAAGTTTTGGCAAAGGCCTCTTATGAATAA
- a CDS encoding glycosyltransferase — MLLSVVLTNLNEGATIVEFISRCSAALNKLKQDFGIDGEMIFVDDHSKDFSPHLIKEAIQNDKRIRLLQMTRQMGRDICFFAGLKVAKGDLVITMDSDLQDPPELFEELVKLWKTTQADVVNTHMVERHGETLYKRIMLKLSYRILSASYPFKYSVDCGNFKLLTRRAVNEILKSGEVDPYFRAYTDWIGLKQAYLPFKRQPRFAGETNFSLGGPRSYLEFFRAWTHFSYFPLHLPFFLGSLFLLGALWSGFSVLKNFNQNSLLLAIVSFGFSALFYIVWLFGFYIRQVHTATRNRPHYIVNEQVNLEGH, encoded by the coding sequence ATGCTTCTATCAGTCGTACTTACTAATTTGAATGAGGGTGCTACCATTGTTGAGTTCATCTCAAGATGTTCAGCCGCTTTAAATAAACTTAAGCAAGACTTCGGCATCGATGGCGAAATGATCTTCGTTGATGATCATTCCAAAGATTTTTCCCCCCACTTGATTAAAGAAGCTATTCAAAATGATAAACGCATTCGTCTATTGCAGATGACTCGCCAAATGGGGCGCGATATATGCTTTTTTGCCGGACTTAAAGTGGCCAAAGGTGACTTAGTGATCACCATGGATTCCGATTTACAAGATCCGCCAGAATTATTCGAGGAACTGGTAAAACTTTGGAAGACTACTCAGGCAGATGTCGTAAATACTCACATGGTGGAGCGCCATGGTGAAACGCTTTACAAGCGCATCATGCTGAAGCTTTCTTACCGAATTTTGTCGGCATCCTATCCTTTTAAATACTCAGTCGATTGCGGAAACTTTAAACTTCTCACCCGTCGGGCAGTAAATGAAATTTTAAAGTCGGGGGAGGTAGATCCTTACTTTAGAGCTTACACAGATTGGATTGGCTTAAAACAAGCTTATCTTCCATTCAAAAGACAGCCTCGTTTTGCCGGGGAAACAAATTTTTCTTTGGGCGGGCCACGCAGCTATTTGGAATTTTTCAGAGCGTGGACACACTTCTCTTATTTCCCTCTGCATTTGCCATTTTTCCTGGGCTCACTCTTTTTATTGGGAGCATTGTGGAGTGGGTTTTCAGTGTTAAAAAACTTCAATCAAAACAGTTTGCTTCTTGCGATTGTTAGTTTTGGTTTTTCGGCGCTCTTTTATATTGTATGGCTTTTTGGATTTTATATCCGCCAAGTGCACACGGCGACTCGCAATCGCCCCCACTATATCGTGAATGAACAGGTGAACTTAGAAGGTCACTGA
- a CDS encoding NAD-dependent epimerase/dehydratase family protein: protein MVNKKLLLLGSSGLIGSAIFRKLTDLKSFEILTPSSYELDLRDSFAVDRYFQTHKPTHVIHAAGKSGGVYANVNNPSTFSVENTLMTVNVLQSAFKAETKRLLQFIPSCIYPLSAELPYKEEAIGSGHIEESSKYFAYAKLNALMMAQAFNQQHKTEFISIIPSNVYGLAIKSASENSHVIPSLVHRMLVAVKTNQKDIQIWGDGKNKRDFLYSDDLAEATLMILNHASPKPVINVASGEVVSISSLAELIRETVDYKGTLNYKNNGLAGAAHKYLDSSTANALGWKARTSLKDGIRSLLV, encoded by the coding sequence ATGGTAAATAAGAAATTATTGCTACTGGGCAGCTCAGGATTAATTGGCAGTGCGATCTTTAGAAAACTCACTGATCTAAAGTCATTTGAGATTCTAACTCCTTCTTCGTATGAATTAGATCTACGCGATTCCTTTGCCGTGGATAGATACTTTCAAACCCACAAACCTACCCACGTCATTCACGCCGCCGGCAAAAGTGGCGGAGTCTATGCAAACGTCAATAATCCAAGCACCTTTTCGGTTGAAAATACCCTGATGACCGTCAACGTCCTGCAATCTGCATTCAAAGCCGAGACAAAAAGACTCTTACAATTCATTCCGTCTTGTATTTATCCGCTGAGTGCTGAGCTTCCCTACAAAGAGGAAGCCATCGGTTCGGGGCACATTGAGGAATCCAGTAAATATTTTGCCTATGCAAAACTAAATGCACTGATGATGGCTCAAGCCTTCAATCAACAGCATAAGACCGAATTTATCTCTATCATCCCAAGTAACGTCTATGGTTTAGCGATCAAATCGGCCTCCGAGAACTCTCATGTAATCCCCTCACTGGTTCATCGCATGTTGGTTGCAGTAAAAACCAATCAAAAAGACATTCAAATCTGGGGTGACGGAAAAAATAAAAGGGACTTCCTTTATTCCGACGATCTGGCCGAAGCCACCTTGATGATTTTAAATCATGCCTCGCCAAAGCCAGTCATCAATGTGGCCAGTGGAGAAGTTGTTTCGATCAGCTCATTGGCTGAACTGATCCGCGAAACCGTGGATTACAAAGGAACTCTTAATTACAAGAACAACGGCTTAGCCGGGGCAGCTCACAAGTATCTGGATTCGTCGACGGCAAATGCCCTGGGCTGGAAAGCGCGCACGTCTCTGAAAGACGGCATCAGATCTTTACTAGTTTAA